The following nucleotide sequence is from Pseudonocardia sp. C8.
GGCCGCGCCGGTGACCACCGCCCGCTGGCCGCCGACGACGGCGCCACCTACGACGTCACCGACGAGATCGACCTGTCCACGTTGGAGCCGCTGATCGCGCGGCCGTCCTCGCCGGGCAACGTGGTGCCGGTCCGCGAGGTCGCCGGCGAACCCGTCGGGCAGGTCGTGATCGGGTCCTCGGCCAACCCCGGACTGCGCGACTTCGCCGTGGCCGCGGCGATCGTGCGGGGCCGCCAGACCGCGGACGCCGTCAGCTTCGACGTCAACCCGTCGTCGCGGGAGATCCTGTCCGACCTGACCCGGATGGGCGCGACGTTCGACCTGATCGCGGCCGGGGCCCGGATCCACCAGGCCGGATGCATGGGCTGCATCGGCATGGGGCAGGCACCGGCGACCGGTCACAACTCGCTGCGGACCTTCCCGCGCAACTTCCCGGGCCGCTCCGGCACGCGGGAGGACGCGGTCTGGCTCTGCTCACCGGAGACCGCGGCGGCGTCCGCCCTGACCGGGGTGATCACCGACCCGCGCCGGCTCGCCGAGGAGCTCGGCCTCGACCCCCGGCTCGACCTGCCCGCCGACGCGAGCGTGAACACGCAGATGCTCGTCGCGCCACCGCCGCCGGAGGAGGCCCGCCGCCAGGAGCTCGTCCGCGGGCCCAACATCTCGGCGCTGCCGGACCTCCCGCCGCTGCCCGACACGCTGGACCTGCCGGTGCTGCTGGCCATGGGGGACGACGTCTCGACCGACGAGATCTCCCCGGCCGGGGCCGCCGCGCTGCCGTACCGGTCCAACATCCCGGAGCTGGCCGCGTTCACCTTCACCCGGATCGACGAGACCTACCCGCAGCGGGCCCGCGAGACCGGTCCGCACGCCGTCGTCGCCGGGGACAACTACGGGCAGGGTTCGTCCCGCGAGCACGCCGCCATCACCCCGCGCCACCTCGGGCTCGCCGTGGTCGTGGCCCGGTCCTACGCGCGCATCCACTGGCAGAACCTGGCCAACTTCGGCGTGCTGGCGCTCGAGTTCGCCGACCCCGCGGACCGGGACCGGATCGGGCCGGGCACGGTGCTGCACCTGAGCGGGCTGCACGGGCTGGCGGACACCGACCGGATCACCGCCACCGACGACGAGGGCAACCGGTTCGAGCTGACCCACCGGCTGTCCGCGCGGCAGGTCGAGGCCGTCCTCGCCGGCGGCATCATCCCGGAGCTGGCCCGCCCGAAACGATGAACGGGGGCGCCGGGCTACCCGGCGCCGCTCAACCCTCCAGCAGCGCGACCGGCACGTCGACGAGCCTGCTGCGCAGGTACTCGCCCAGCCCCTTGGCCTGCGGGTCCGGCCGGGTCGCGGACGCGACCCCGGCGCCGAGGAGGCCGACCACCACGACGTTCACCGCCCGCAGGTTGGGCAGCTCGTAGCGGCGGATCTCCAGGCCGGCAGCCTCGGGGAGGAGCTCGCGGACCTTCCCGGCGGTGAGCAGGGTGCGCAGCCAGGCGTACTCGGCGTCGGTGCGGGTCCAGAGGCCGATGTTGGCGTTGCCGCCCTTGTCCCCGGAGCGGGCCCCGGCGATCTCGCCGAGCGGCAGCCTGCGGGTCGGGCCGGTCGCCGGGGACGCCGCTGCGGGGTCCGGCTCCGGGGCCGCGGGCAGCGGGGCCGTGACCGGGCCGTGCGGGATCGTCCGCACGGTGCCGTCGGGCAGCGTGACCTGGTGGGTCACCTCCGCGGCCGGGACGAGCGTGGGCCAGTACACCCCGTAGGCGCTCTCGCCCGACGGCGGGGTGGTGGTGTGGAAACCCGGGTAGCCGCCCAGGGCGAGCTCCATGGTGGTGTTGGAGAACGCCCGCCCCACCTTGGACCGGTCGGGATCCTTGACGGTCACCCGGAGGTGCGCGGTGGCCTCGGCGTTGGTGGGGGCGTCGGGGTGGTCGAAGCGCAGCAGCTGGACGTCGAACCCGGCGAAGCGGTCCCGCCCGCCGAGCAGCTCGACGAGCTGCTGCTCGGCCCAGGCGGCCTTCTCCTCGATCCGGGTCCCGGTGAGCACGAGGGTCATCGTGTTGCGGTAGCCGCCCTCGTAGTTGAGCGCGACCTTGAGCTGGTCGGTGGGCGGGCTGCCGCGGGTACCGGAGATCCGGACCCGGTGCGGGCCGTCCTGGTCGAGGGTCACGGTGTCGAAGTGCGCGACCGCGTCCGGGCCCGGGTAGGCGGGTTCGGCGATCTCGTAGAGCAGCTGGGCGGTGACGGTGCCGACCGAGACCAGCCCACCGGTGCCGTCGTGCTTGGTGATCACCGAGGAGCCGTCGGCCTCGACCTCGGCGATCGGGAAGCCGGGGTAGCGGCGGTCGGTGATCTCGTCGAAGAAGGCGTAGTTGCCGCCGGTCGCCTGCGGGCCGCACTCGATGACGTGGCCGGCCGCCATCGCGCCGGCGATCGCGTCGTGGTCGGTCGGGGACCAGCCGTGCCACCAGGCGGCGGGGCCGACGACCACCGACGCGTCGGTGACCCGCCCGGTGACGACGATGTCGGCGCCGGCGCGCAGCGCCTCGGTGATGCCCCACGCGCCGAGGTAGGCGTTCGCGGTGACCGGGGTGACGCCGGCGTCGGCGAGGGGGCGGCCGGTGTCGAGGTGGGCCAGCGGGTGCCCGGCGGCCTGCAGGTCGTCGAGCCGGTCGACGAGGTCGTCGCCGTGCACGTGGGCGATCCGGGGCGCGAGCCCGAGCCGCGCGGCCAGCTTCCCGAGGTCGGTGGCCAGCCCGGCCGGGTTGAGCCCACCGGCGTTGGAGACGATCGTGATGCCGCGGTCCAGGCAGGTGCCGAGGACGTGCTCGACCTGGGTGAGGAAGGTCCGGGCGTAGCCGCCGTCCGGGTCCTTCCGCCGGGCCTTCCACAGGATGAGCATGGTCAGCTCGGCGAGGTAGTCCCCGGTCAGGACGTCGATCGGCCCGCCCTCGACCATCTCCCGGGCGGCGGCGATCCGGTCGCCGTAGAAGCCCGAGCAGTTCCCGATCCGGACGGCGCGGCGGGGCTCGGCGGTCATGTGCGTCCTCCCGCGGGCGGCACGGCACCGGGGGCCCGGCCGGGACCGGGGGTACCGGCGAAGGCCTGGGCGATCGAGATCCACTCGGTGGCGACCGGCCCGGTGACCTGCAACGCCGTGTCGGAGACGTGCCGGCGCTGGGTGACGGTCAGGCAGAAGTCGAGTGCGGGCCCGGTCACCCGGTCGGCCGCGTCCGCGGGTCCCCACTCCCAGCGCGCACCGGAGGGCGCGTCGAGCTCGACCCGCACCGGCGTGTCCGGCACGGGCCGGCCGTTGAGGGTGAAGGCGAAGCCCGCGGTCCGCACGCCCAGGTGGGCGACGTGCCGGAGCCGGTCGGTGGGTTCGCGCAGGATGCCGAGGGCGTCGGCGACGTCCTGGCCGTGCGCCCAGGTCTCCATCAGCCGCGCGGTCACCGAGGACAGCGCGCTCATGTCGGGCCCGTACCAGGGCAGCCGGGTGCGGGGCTCGATCCCGCGGAAGGTGTCGACGAGCGCGGTGCGCGCCCGGGCGAACCAGTCCCGCACCGCCCCGGCCCCCAGCCCGGCGTGCTCGGCGGCCACCTGGTCGGGGAAGTCGTCGCCGCGCCCGGCGAGCGCGGCGGCCTCCCGGCGGAAGGCCTCCGGGTCGGTCGCGGCCAGGGTGGCGGTCTCGTCGAAGTACGCGAGGTGGGTGAGCTGGTCGCGGATGCTCCAGCCCTCCGCCGGGGTGGCCGCCGCGATGCCGGTGTCGTCGAGGCCGGCGACGAGGGCCTGCAGCACCCGGGACTCGGCGACCAGGTCGTCGAGGACCTGGTCCATGGACACGCCCATCTCAGACCCCCTGCCAGACCGGGGTGCGCTTCTCCCGGAAGGCCAGCGGGCCCTCCTGGGCGTCCCGCGACCGGTAGACCGGTTCCCAGATCTCCTCGGCCCGGTCGTAGGCCTCGGCCCGCGGGTGGCTCGCGGACAGGTAGGCGGTCCGCTTCGCGGCGAGCACCGACAGCGGCGCGTTCGCCGCGATCCGCTCGGCCAGTGCCTGGGTGTGCGCGTGCAGCTCGGCGAGCGGGACGACGTCGTTGACGAGGCCGTACCGCCGGGCCCGCTCCGCGTCGACCGGGTCGCCGGTCAG
It contains:
- a CDS encoding aconitate hydratase, with translation MTARTLTRRLVDEHLVGGEPVPGREIALRIDQTLTQDATGTLVMQELEALGLDRARTGVSVQYVDHNLLQADERNAEDHEFLRTAARRFGLWYSKPGNGVSHPTHMQRFGKPGETMVGSDSHTCAAGSLGMLAIGVGGLEVALAIAGEPLHLRMPEVWGVRLTGELPPWVSAKDVVLEMLRRHGVGGGRNRVIEYHGPGLDGLTAMDRHVIANMGAELGATTSVFPADDRVAEFLRAEGRAGDHRPLAADDGATYDVTDEIDLSTLEPLIARPSSPGNVVPVREVAGEPVGQVVIGSSANPGLRDFAVAAAIVRGRQTADAVSFDVNPSSREILSDLTRMGATFDLIAAGARIHQAGCMGCIGMGQAPATGHNSLRTFPRNFPGRSGTREDAVWLCSPETAAASALTGVITDPRRLAEELGLDPRLDLPADASVNTQMLVAPPPPEEARRQELVRGPNISALPDLPPLPDTLDLPVLLAMGDDVSTDEISPAGAAALPYRSNIPELAAFTFTRIDETYPQRARETGPHAVVAGDNYGQGSSREHAAITPRHLGLAVVVARSYARIHWQNLANFGVLALEFADPADRDRIGPGTVLHLSGLHGLADTDRITATDDEGNRFELTHRLSARQVEAVLAGGIIPELARPKR
- a CDS encoding acyclic terpene utilization AtuA family protein, producing MTAEPRRAVRIGNCSGFYGDRIAAAREMVEGGPIDVLTGDYLAELTMLILWKARRKDPDGGYARTFLTQVEHVLGTCLDRGITIVSNAGGLNPAGLATDLGKLAARLGLAPRIAHVHGDDLVDRLDDLQAAGHPLAHLDTGRPLADAGVTPVTANAYLGAWGITEALRAGADIVVTGRVTDASVVVGPAAWWHGWSPTDHDAIAGAMAAGHVIECGPQATGGNYAFFDEITDRRYPGFPIAEVEADGSSVITKHDGTGGLVSVGTVTAQLLYEIAEPAYPGPDAVAHFDTVTLDQDGPHRVRISGTRGSPPTDQLKVALNYEGGYRNTMTLVLTGTRIEEKAAWAEQQLVELLGGRDRFAGFDVQLLRFDHPDAPTNAEATAHLRVTVKDPDRSKVGRAFSNTTMELALGGYPGFHTTTPPSGESAYGVYWPTLVPAAEVTHQVTLPDGTVRTIPHGPVTAPLPAAPEPDPAAASPATGPTRRLPLGEIAGARSGDKGGNANIGLWTRTDAEYAWLRTLLTAGKVRELLPEAAGLEIRRYELPNLRAVNVVVVGLLGAGVASATRPDPQAKGLGEYLRSRLVDVPVALLEG
- a CDS encoding TIGR03084 family metal-binding protein; amino-acid sequence: MGVSMDQVLDDLVAESRVLQALVAGLDDTGIAAATPAEGWSIRDQLTHLAYFDETATLAATDPEAFRREAAALAGRGDDFPDQVAAEHAGLGAGAVRDWFARARTALVDTFRGIEPRTRLPWYGPDMSALSSVTARLMETWAHGQDVADALGILREPTDRLRHVAHLGVRTAGFAFTLNGRPVPDTPVRVELDAPSGARWEWGPADAADRVTGPALDFCLTVTQRRHVSDTALQVTGPVATEWISIAQAFAGTPGPGRAPGAVPPAGGRT